A region from the Linepithema humile isolate Giens D197 chromosome 1, Lhum_UNIL_v1.0, whole genome shotgun sequence genome encodes:
- the LOC105671055 gene encoding uncharacterized protein, whose translation MSTKLLQANLNHARRAQDLFLSDLCKRDAGLGVAAEPYRVLDSDPNWVSASNGSVVIWNGGGIRYGAVGCLLRDKGLCPSRRPHLEFLEQLQEMREGIRRCLPHPVLVAGDFNAWHQEWGSRLTNIRGEAVRDWAAGLGLLLQNRGLRPAAPPISETLDPEFLGQVVGKLFPIRDIHIPLEGIPPWTGDLEISERELSEASKRLGATGKAPGPDGVPGRVWALAFGVVGARLRRMLLCKEGKPAEQPSAYRPICLLDEVGKLFERIVASRIVQHLSRDDPNLSEDQFGFRESRSTTDAIMHLRALSEHIVGERDVALAVLLDIVNAFNSLPWEHVGEAMEFYGLPPYIREVLWDYFRDRTLQLKDQLERSAPHGASPGLSSAVLRGRHTGGSPGEDMEGSPGCGKCYPGGCVLYQSNGARDRPTKNGGFVLLRQGLGTASTYPDLGRGSPCPDENPDEISGPHPG comes from the exons ATGTCCACGAAACTCCTTCAGGCCAACCTGAATCACGCTCGCCGGGCCCAGGACCTGTTCCTATCGGACCTGTGCAAGCGTGATGCAGGATTGGGAGTGGCGGCGGAGCCGTATCGGGTGCTAGACTCCGACCCCAATTGGGTATCGGCCTCGAACGGTTCCGTCGTCATT TGGAACGGGGGCGGGATTCGTTATGGCGCAGTGGGGTGCCTTCTGCGTGATAAAGGTTTATGCCCCTCAAGGAGGCCTCACCTCGAATTCCTGGAGCAACTGCAGGAGATGAGGGAGGGCATTCGCCGTTGCCTCCCCCACCCTGTACTGGTGGCCGGGGACTTCAACGCCTGGCATCAGGAGTGGGGTTCCCGGCTCACCAACATCAGGGGTGAAGCCGTGCGGGATTGGGCGGCCGGGCTGGGCCTCCTGTTACAAAACAGGGG ATTGAGACCAGCGGCGCCCCCAATCTCGGAGACGCTGGACCCCGAGTTCCTCGGTCAGGTGGTGGGGAAACTTTTCCCAATCAGGGACATCCATATCCCCCTAGAGGGGATCCCCCCCTGGACCGGGGACTTGGAGATATCCGAAAGGGAGCTCTCCGAGGCGTCCAAAAGGCTGGGGGCGACCGGAAAAGCTCCTGGCCCGGACGGGGTACCCGGTAGAGTGTGGGCCTTGGCCTTTGGCGTGGTGGGTGCCCGCCTGAGGAGGATGCTTCTTTGCAAGGAGGGGAAGCCGGCGGAGCAACCCTCGGCTTACAGGCCGATTTGCCTGCTGGACGAGGTCGGCAAATTGTTCGAAAGAATTGTTGCCAGCCGAATCGTCCAGCACCTGTCGCGGGATGATCCCAATTTGTCAGAGGACCAATTTGGGTTCCGGGAGAGCCGATCTACAACAGATGCGATCATGCATCTGCGGGCCCTCTCGGAACATATTGTAGGGGAGAGAGACGTGGCGTTGGCGGTGTTACTTGACATCGTCAACGCCTTTAATTCCCTCCCCTGGGAACATGTGGGGGAGGCCATGGAGTTTTATGGTCTCCCCCCATACATACGAGAGGTCCTTTGGGATTATTTCCGCGATAGAACGCTCCAGCTAAAAGACCAGCTGGAGCGG AGTGCTCCGCACGGCGCTTCCCCCGGGCTGTCGTCTGCTGTGTTACGCGGACGACACACTGGTGGTAGCCCGGGGGAAGACATGGAGGGAAGCCCGGGATGCGGCAAATGCTACCCGGGCGGTTGTGTACTCTATCAGAGCAATGGGGCTCGAGATCGCCCCACAAAAAACGGAGGCTTTGTTCTTTTACGACAGGGCCTTGGGACGGCCTCCACCTACCCAGATCTGGGTAGGGGTAGTCCGTGTCCGGATGAGAACCCAGATGAAATATCTGGGCCTCACCCTGGATGA